The genomic segment TAAAAACCATCAGGACGTTCGGGCGTGCCGGATTAATGTTATTCAACGCGCTGGTCGGCAAACCGGAGTTTCGTAAGCATGCGCCTTTGCTGGTGCGTCAGCTCTATAATGTCGGCGTGCTGTCGATGCTGATCATCATTGTTTCCGGTCTGTTTATCGGCATGGTGCTGGGCCTGCAGGGCTATCTTGTTTTGACGACCTACAGCGCAGAAACCAGCCTCGGGATGTTGGTGTCTCTGTCACTTTTACGTGAACTGGGGCCGGTTGTGGCGGCGCTGCTGTTTGCCGGGCGCGCGGGTTCTGCGTTAACCGCTGAAATTGGCCTGATGCGCGCGACGGAGCAACTGTCCAGTATGGAGATGATGGCCGTCGATCCGCTGCGTCGCGTAATCTCTCCCCGTTTTTGGGCCGGCGTTATCTCTTTACCCTTGCTCACCATTCTGTTTGTCGCTGTGGGTATCTGGGGCGGTTCACTGGTTGGCGTGCACTGGAAAGGTATTGACGCTGGGTTCTTCTGGTCGGCTATGCAGGCTGCCATCGACCTGCGTATGGATCTGTTGAACTGTTTGATTAAGAGCCTGGTGTTTGCCATTACGGTCACCTGGATTGCGTTGTTTAATGGTTACGATGCTATTCCGACCTCGGCGGGCATTAGCCGTGCAACTACACGTACTGTCGTACATTCGTCGCTGGCCGTACTGGGTCTGGATTTTGTGCTCACCGCACTGATGTTTGGGAATTGAGTTAATGCAAACGAGAAAAAATGAAATTTGGGTTGGCGTGTTCCTGCTGTTGGCACTGCTGGCTGCGCTGTTTATCTGCCTCAGAGCGGCGAACATCACTTCTGTTCGCACCGAACCGACGTATCGCATCTATGCGACCTTCGATAATATCGGTGGTCTGAAGGCGCGCTCACCGGTACGCATTGGCGGTGTGGTAGTCGGGCGAGTGACGGACATTACGCTGGATGAGAAGACCTACCTGCCGCGCGTAGCGATGGATATCGAAGAGCGCTATAACCACATTCCTGATACCAGCTCGCTGTCTATTCGTACCTCCGGCCTGCTGGGCGAACAGTATCTGGCGCTTAACATCGGTTTCGAAGATCCCGAGCTAGGAACGTCTATCCTTAAAGACGGCGGCGTAATTCAGGATACGAAGTCCGCGATGGTGCTGGAAGATATGATTGGTCAGTTCCTTTATAACAGTAAAGGGAGTGATAATAAGTCTGATGCTGCCCCGGCGCAGAGCGAAGATCATACTAACGCCGTACCGGCCCCTGGTGCTGCGAATTAATCTCAGGAGAAGTCATTCATGTTTAAACGACTGTTAATGGTTGCCATGCTGGTCATTTCCCCCCTCACCGCAGTCCATGCGGCGGACCAGACTAACCCGTACAAACTAATGGATGAGGCTGCTAAGAGAACCTTCGACCGTCTTAAAAATGAACAGCCTAAAATCCGTTCCAATCCTGAGTATCTGCGCGAGGTGGTCGATCAGGAACTGCTGCCGTATGTTCAGATCAAATACGCGGGCGCGCTGGTACTGGGCCGTTATTACAAAGACGCTACGCCTGCGCAGCGTGACGCCTACTTTGCCGCCTTTCGTGAATACCTGAAACAGGCGTATGGACAGGCGCTGGCGATGTACCACGGCCAGACCATCCAGATTGCGCCTGAAAGGCCGCTGGGTGACGCGACCATTATTCCTATCCGCGTAACGATTGTTGATCCAAACGGCCGTCCGCCGGTTCGCCTGGATTTCCAGTGGCGTAAGAACAGCCAGACCGGAAACTGGCAGGCGTTTGACATGATCGCTGAAGGGGTGAGCATGATCACCACCAAACAGAACGAATGGAGCGATTTGCTGCGCACTAAAGGCATTGATGGCCTGACTGCGCAGCTGCAGTCCATCTCTCGTCAGAAAATTACGCTGGACGAGAAAAAGTAATGTCACAGCATTTTAGCTGGGCGCGTGAAGGCGAGACGCTAAAGCTGTCCGGTGAGCTGGATCAGGATCTGCTTAATCCGCTGTGGGATGAGCGTCATGAGGCCATGCAGGGCGTGACGGTGATAGACTTAAACGCGATTACGCGGGTCGATACGGCGGGAATTGCGCTGCTTACCCACCTTGTTGCCGTGGGGAAAAAGCGGGGCGCAAGCGTCACGCTTTCCGGCGCGAGCGATAATGTCATGACCCTGGCACAGCTCTACAATTTGCCTGAGGACGTCCTGCCTCGTTAATATTTTCAGTGCGTTACTTCTGAAAGCCCCGACAGTTTCATCGTCGGGGCTTTTTGCTTGTTTAAGACGACGGCACTTTGCTCTAAGATGTTGGCCTTGTTTTCACAATCAGACGATGTAGAACCCATGGAAAATAATGAAATCCAGACTGTGCTGATGAATGCACTCTCCCTTCAGGAAGCCCACGTCTCTGGCGATGGCAGTCACTTCCAGGTTATTGCTGTGGGTGAGATCTTCGACGGTATGAGCCGTGTGAAGCAGCAGCAGGCTGTTTACGCGCCGCTGATGGAATACATTGCGGATAACCGCATCCACGCCCTATCGATTAAAGCGTTCACCCCGCAAGAGTGGGCACGCGATCGCAAATTAAACGGTTTTTAAGCTGAGGGCGAAGCGCCCGCAGCACGGTTGAATTCATAAGAGAGCAATCACATGGACAAATTTCGTGTACAGGGGCCTACGCGTCTCCAGGGCGAAGTCACAATTTCTGGTGCAAAAAACGCCGCTCTGCCCATCCTCTTCGCTGCGCTGCTCGCGGAAGAGCCGGTAGAAATTCAGAACGTACCGAAACTGAAAGATATCGATACGACCATGAAGTTGCTCGGGCAGTTGGGTACCAAAGTCGAGCGTAACGGGTCCGTCTGGATTGATGCCAGTAACGTTAATAACTTCTCTGCGCCTTACGACCTGGTGAAAACCATGCGTGCGTCTATCTGGGCGCTTGGACCGCTGGTGGCGCGCTTTGGTCAGGGTCAGGTCTCTCTGCCTGGCGGCTGCGCCATTGGTGCACGTCCGGTTGATTTGCATATCTTTGGCCTGGAAAAACTGGGCGCGCAGATCAGGCTGGAAGAGGGTTACGTTAAGGCGTCCGTTAACGGTCGCCTGAAAGGCGCGCACATCGTGATGGACAAAGTGAGCGTAGGAGCAACGGTTACCATCATGTCTGCGGCGACGCTGGCAGAAGGCACGACCATTATTGAGAACGCCGCGCGTGAACCTGAGATTGTGGACACCGCAAACTTCCTCATGGCGCTGGGCGCGAAGATCGCCGGCCAGGGGACCGACCGTATCACCATCGAAGGCGTTGAACGTCTCGGCGGCGGCGTGTATCGCGTTCTGCCGGACCGTATCGAGACCGGTACTTTCCTGGTGGCAGCGGCCATTTCTGGCGGCAAAATTATGTGCCGTAACGCACAGCCTGACACCCTGGATGCCGTGCTGGCGAAACTGCGCGAAGCGGGTGCGGATATTGAGACCGGCGAAGACTGGATAAGCCTGGACATGCACGGCAAGCGTCCAAAAGCCGTGACCGTTCGTACCGCTCCGCATCCGGCATTCCCAACCGATATGCAGGCGCAGTTCACCCTGTTGAACCTGGTGGCGGAAGGGACCGGTGTGATCACCGAGACCATTTTCGAAAACCGCTTTATGCACGTTCCTGAACTGATCCGTATGGGCGCGCATGCCGAGATCGAAAGCAATACGGTCATCTGTCACGGCGTTGAAAAACTGTCTGGTGCTCAGGTGATGGCGACCGATCTTCGTGCGTCAGCGAGTCTGGTGCTAGCGGGATGTATAGCGGAAGGCACTACCGTTGTCGATCGTATCTACCACATCGATCGTGGTTATGAGCGTATTGAAGACAAACTGCGCGCGCTGGGTGCCAATATCGAGCGTGTGAAGGGCGAGTAATCGTTTCGGCAGCCCCCTGCCAGAAATGACCGGGGGGTTGCTATTCCAGTCTCTAAAAGAGCCTCAGTCCTGGTGCTTTTCTTTTGCTTTTCTCTGGCGCATCATGCGCGTTCTGTCAATAAATTCATGGGTAATAGGGTCATGATAGCGCGATGGCCAGATCACCCACGGATGCGTTTCGAGCACCCTTGCGATAATCAATTCACCTTTTGGCCAGGGGCGCGTCAGGGCGTTTGCCAGGGTTGAAGAGCTTAAACCGTTACGGCGCGATTCTGCCGCCAGTGATGTGCCTTTTTTACGCAATGCCGCAATGATATCTGCGGTGTGCCAGTCGATAAATTTCGTATCCATAAAGCTGTCCTTATGTTCGTATTCACCCACGCCATTTCTGTGGAAATGACGGTTGTACTATAACCTCTTAGAACATCTGTTCTAAAAAGTTCGCGTTACTGGAAGTGATATTCAGAATAAGGAAGGGCTTTATTCATACGGGATGTAAGCCGATGATTTAACGTGATTAGGGAATTTATAAACGCTTATTGGAGCCTCCCCGTGAGGCACGGGGAGAGTAGGATGAGATTAGCGGTCGCGCTGAACGGCAATGTGGGCAAGACCAATTAATGCTTCGCGCCATGGGCTGTCCGGTATCACCTGAAGGGCTTCAATAGCTTTGTCGGCCTCTTCCTCAGCACGCTGGCGCGTCCACTCCAGCGATCCGCAGATAGCCATCGTTTCCAGTACAGGTTCAAGAAGATGACGACCATTTCCCTGCTCAATAGCCTCTCGGATCATTTTCGCCTGATCGGGTGAACCATTGCGCATGGCATGGAGCAACGGCAGCGTGGGTTTACCTTCGTTCAGATCATCCCCAACGTTTTTACCGAGCGTTTCACCATCGGCGCTGTAATCCAGAAGATCATCAATCAGCTGGAAAGCGGTGCCAAGATAACGGCCATAGTCCTGCAGACCTTTTTCCTGCGTTGGGGTGCAGCCCGCCAGAATACCGGAGCACTGCGCTGCAGCCTCAAAAAGACGGGCTGTTTTGCTGTAGATGACGCGCATATAGTTTTCTTCAGTGATGTCCGGATCGTTGACGTTCATCAACTGCAGGACTTCGCCTTCAGCGATAACGTTAACGGCCTCTGACATCACCTCCAGCACTTTCAGCGAACCCAGGCTGGTCATCATCTGAAATGCGCGGGTATAGATAAAATCCCCCACCAGAACGCTGGCTGCATTACCGAAAGCGGCATTAGCCGTCGCTTTTCCACGACGCATATCTGACTCATCCACAACGTCGTCATGAAGTAGCGTTGCGGTGTGAATAAATTCGATCAATGCCGCAATGGAGACGTGGGCATTTCCCTGATAGCCAACGGCCCTGGCGGCCAGAATGGCAATCATCGGGCGAATGCGTTTGCCGCCGCCGCTGACAATGTAATAGCCCAACTGGTTTATCAGTTGAACGTCAGAGTTGAGTTGCTCCAGGATTGCTGCATTTACACCCGCCATATCTTGCGCGGTTAACTCGTTGATTTTATCTAAATTCATCGCAAAAGCCGGGCTTTTCATCCTGTTGATCCCATTTACAATGGGGTTACGAAGGGTTTCGGTTTATTAATAATAGCGCTGATTGTACTGAAAAAACGGCGCAGATAAACGTTACCGTACGCGTTGTGTTTTTTTTCTTCATGTATTGACGGTAGCACTTGTCAAAGGCTCGCGTTTTGCGTAATATTCGCGCCCTATTGTGAATATTTATAGCGCACTCTGATTATTACGAGGATGTGCGCGGAAGCGGAGTTTATATGTACGCGGTTTTCCAAAGTGGTGGTAAACAACACCGAGTAAGCGAAGGTCAGACCATTCGCCTGGAAAAGCTGGACATCGCAACTGGCGAAGCTGTTGAGTTCGCTGAAGTTCTGATGATCGCAAACGGTGAAGAAGTCAAAATCGGCGTTCCTTTCGTTGATGGCGGCGTTATCAAAGCTGAAGTTGTTGCTCACGGTCGTGGCGAGAAAGTTAAAATCGTTAAGTTTCGTCGTCGTAAGCACTACCGTAAGCAGCAGGGCCACCGTCAATGGTTCACTGATGTGAAAATTACTGGCATCAGCGCCTAAGACCTGAGGAGAGATTTAAATGGCACATAAAAAGGCTGGCGGCTCCACACGTAACGGTCGCGATTCAGAAGCTAAACGTCTGGGCGTTAAGCGTTTCGGTGGCGAATCCGTTCTGGCGGGTAGCATCATTGTTCGTCAACGTGGTACCAAATTCCACGCGGGCAACAACGTAGGTTGCGGTCGTGACCACACTCTGTTTGCTAAAGCAGACGGTAAAGTGAAATTTGAAGTTAAAGGTCCGAACAACCGTAAATATATCAGCATCGTTGCTGAGTAAGGTGTTCTCGGTCCGGTAACGGATTAAAGCCCCGCAACCTGTTGCGGGGCTTTTTACATTGGAAACCCGGCAATTTTTTCTGTAGGGAAACGGGCATGAAGCAGCAGGCCGGCATTGGTATTCTTTTGGCGCTCACGACCGCAATGTGCTGGGGTGCGCTGCCAATTGCAATGAAGCAGGTACTGGAAGTGATGGAGCCGCCTACGGTGGTGTTTTATCGCTTTCTGATGGCAAGTATTGGCCTTGGCGCCATTCTCGCTGTTAAAGGTAAGCTTCCACCGCTGCGCCTCTTCCGTAAACCGCGATGGTTAATATTGTTGGCAATCGCGACAGGAGGGTTGTTCGGTAACTTTATTCTGTTCAGCTCTTCACTGCAGTATCTTAGCCCTACGGCGTCGCAGGTGATTGGTCAACTTTCCCCGGTTGGCATGATGGTCGCCAGCGTCTTTATCCTCAAAGAGAAGATGCGTGGGACGCAAATTGTCGGGGCGAGCATGCTGATTTTCGGTCTGGTGATGTTCTTTAACACCAGCCTGATTGAAATTTTTACCCGCCTGACGGATTACACCTGGGGTGTGATTTTCGGCGTGGGGGCTGCAACGGTCTGGGTGAGTTATGGCGTCGCGCAAAAGGTGTTATTGCGTCGTCTGGCCTCACAGCAGATCCTCCTTTTATTGTACACTTTGTGTACAATGGCATTATTGCCATTAGCCAGGCCAGGTGTGATTACCCAGCTCAGCGACTGGCAACTGGCGTGCCTCATTTTTTGTGGGCTTAACACGCTGATCGGTTATGGCGCGCTGGCCGAAGCAATGGCGCGCTGGCAAGCAGCGCAGGTGAGCGCGTTAATCACGCTGACTCCGCTGTTCACGCTGTTATTTTCAGATTTGTTATCAATGGCCTGGCCCGATGTCTTCGTCAAGCCGATGCTCAACCTGTTGGGCTATCTCGGTGCGTTTGTCCTAGTTGCGGGTGCGATGTATTCCGCCATTGGTCATCGTCTCTGGGGGCGTTGGCGCAAAAATGAAGCGGTAGTAGTGGAAGTCACCCGCTCAGGCGAATGATTTACGGAGAGTAAAATGAAGTTTGTTGATGAAGCTACGATTCTGGTTGTAGCAGGTGATGGCGGTAACGGCTGTGTCAGCTTCCGCCGTGAAAAATATATTCCTCGTGGCGGCCCTGACGGCGGCGACGGTGGTGATGGTGGTGACGTGTGGCTGGAGGCGGATGAAAACCTCAATACGCTAATCGACTACCGTTTCGAAAAATCTTTTCGTGCTGAGCGTGGCCAGAACGGCCAGAGCCGTGACTGTACCGGCAAACGTGGTAAAGACGTCACCATTAAGGTTCCGGTCGGCACGCGAGTTATCGACCAGGGTACAGGCGAAACCATGGGTGATATGACCAAACATGGTCAGCGCCTGCTGGTCGCTAAAGGAGGCTGGCACGGTCTGGGTAACAGTCGCTTCAAATCTTCTGTCAACCGCGCACCGCGCCAAAAAACAATGGGTACGCCGGGTGATACGCGCGACCTGCAGCTGGAACTGATGCTGCTGGCTGACGTGGGTATGCTGGGTATGCCAAACGCGGGTAAATCGACGTTTATTCGTGCCGTTTCGGCGGCGAAGCCAAAGGTGGCGGATTATCCGTTCACCACGCTGGTGCCGAGCCTGGGCGTCGTCCGTATGGATCACGAAAAGAGCTTTGTCGTTGCCGATATTCCAGGCCTGATTGAAGGCGCAGCGGAAGGCGCGGGTCTGGGTATTCGCTTCCTGAAACACCTTGAGCGCTGCCGTGTGCTGTTGCACATTGTTGATATTAACCCTATAGATGAATCCGATCCGGTCGAAAATGCCCGTATCATTATCAGCGAGCTGGAAAAATACAGCGAAAAACTTGCTGGCAAGCCGCGCTGGTTAGTCTTCAACAAGATTGACCTGATGGATAAAGCCGAAGCGGAAGCAAAAGCGAAAGCCATTGCTGAAGCGATGGGCTGGGAAGAAAAATACTACCTGATCTCTGCAGCAAGCCAGCTTGGCGTGAAAGATCTCTGCTGGGATGTGATGGGCTTTATCATTGATAACCCAATTGTTCAGGCAGAAGAAGCAAAACAGCCTGAAAAAGTCGAGTTCATGTGGGATGACTACCACCGCCAGCAGCTCGAAGAAGCGGAAGCTGATGATGATGAAGAGTGGGACGATGACTGGGATGAAGACGACGAAGAAGGCGTTGAGTTCATTTACAAGCATTAATGCCCGCAATGAGCCCCTGTGAAGGGGCTTTTTTTTAACTTAGCCTTGAAGGTAACCAGCAACTGGCAATTAAACCGCCGGCGGCACCATTCTCAAGCGTTAACTCGCCGTGGTGTAGCTGGACGATACGTTGCACAATGCTTAATCCCAGCCCGCTGCCGCCGTAGCGCTGGTCCAGACGGTGGAAAGGTTCGATGATGGACTGACGATGTGCTTCGGCTATACCCGGACCCTGGTCAAGAACGCATACCCGGGTGCCACCCTCCTGCGCGGTTAACGTTATCTCGATAGTCGTCCCGGAGGGGCTATAGCGGACCGCATTTTCCAGCAGGTTCCTCAGCATCAGGC from the unidentified bacterial endosymbiont genome contains:
- the sfsB gene encoding DNA-binding transcriptional regulator SfsB, whose product is MDTKFIDWHTADIIAALRKKGTSLAAESRRNGLSSSTLANALTRPWPKGELIIARVLETHPWVIWPSRYHDPITHEFIDRTRMMRQRKAKEKHQD
- the mlaE gene encoding lipid asymmetry maintenance ABC transporter permease subunit MlaE, with amino-acid sequence MLLNALAALGHGGIKTIRTFGRAGLMLFNALVGKPEFRKHAPLLVRQLYNVGVLSMLIIIVSGLFIGMVLGLQGYLVLTTYSAETSLGMLVSLSLLRELGPVVAALLFAGRAGSALTAEIGLMRATEQLSSMEMMAVDPLRRVISPRFWAGVISLPLLTILFVAVGIWGGSLVGVHWKGIDAGFFWSAMQAAIDLRMDLLNCLIKSLVFAITVTWIALFNGYDAIPTSAGISRATTRTVVHSSLAVLGLDFVLTALMFGN
- the ibaG gene encoding BolA family iron metabolism protein IbaG, producing the protein MENNEIQTVLMNALSLQEAHVSGDGSHFQVIAVGEIFDGMSRVKQQQAVYAPLMEYIADNRIHALSIKAFTPQEWARDRKLNGF
- the rplU gene encoding 50S ribosomal protein L21, coding for MYAVFQSGGKQHRVSEGQTIRLEKLDIATGEAVEFAEVLMIANGEEVKIGVPFVDGGVIKAEVVAHGRGEKVKIVKFRRRKHYRKQQGHRQWFTDVKITGISA
- the cgtA gene encoding Obg family GTPase CgtA; protein product: MKFVDEATILVVAGDGGNGCVSFRREKYIPRGGPDGGDGGDGGDVWLEADENLNTLIDYRFEKSFRAERGQNGQSRDCTGKRGKDVTIKVPVGTRVIDQGTGETMGDMTKHGQRLLVAKGGWHGLGNSRFKSSVNRAPRQKTMGTPGDTRDLQLELMLLADVGMLGMPNAGKSTFIRAVSAAKPKVADYPFTTLVPSLGVVRMDHEKSFVVADIPGLIEGAAEGAGLGIRFLKHLERCRVLLHIVDINPIDESDPVENARIIISELEKYSEKLAGKPRWLVFNKIDLMDKAEAEAKAKAIAEAMGWEEKYYLISAASQLGVKDLCWDVMGFIIDNPIVQAEEAKQPEKVEFMWDDYHRQQLEEAEADDDEEWDDDWDEDDEEGVEFIYKH
- the murA gene encoding UDP-N-acetylglucosamine 1-carboxyvinyltransferase, which produces MDKFRVQGPTRLQGEVTISGAKNAALPILFAALLAEEPVEIQNVPKLKDIDTTMKLLGQLGTKVERNGSVWIDASNVNNFSAPYDLVKTMRASIWALGPLVARFGQGQVSLPGGCAIGARPVDLHIFGLEKLGAQIRLEEGYVKASVNGRLKGAHIVMDKVSVGATVTIMSAATLAEGTTIIENAAREPEIVDTANFLMALGAKIAGQGTDRITIEGVERLGGGVYRVLPDRIETGTFLVAAAISGGKIMCRNAQPDTLDAVLAKLREAGADIETGEDWISLDMHGKRPKAVTVRTAPHPAFPTDMQAQFTLLNLVAEGTGVITETIFENRFMHVPELIRMGAHAEIESNTVICHGVEKLSGAQVMATDLRASASLVLAGCIAEGTTVVDRIYHIDRGYERIEDKLRALGANIERVKGE
- the mlaC gene encoding phospholipid-binding protein MlaC, producing MFKRLLMVAMLVISPLTAVHAADQTNPYKLMDEAAKRTFDRLKNEQPKIRSNPEYLREVVDQELLPYVQIKYAGALVLGRYYKDATPAQRDAYFAAFREYLKQAYGQALAMYHGQTIQIAPERPLGDATIIPIRVTIVDPNGRPPVRLDFQWRKNSQTGNWQAFDMIAEGVSMITTKQNEWSDLLRTKGIDGLTAQLQSISRQKITLDEKK
- the mlaB gene encoding lipid asymmetry maintenance protein MlaB, which codes for MSQHFSWAREGETLKLSGELDQDLLNPLWDERHEAMQGVTVIDLNAITRVDTAGIALLTHLVAVGKKRGASVTLSGASDNVMTLAQLYNLPEDVLPR
- the rpmA gene encoding 50S ribosomal protein L27 is translated as MAHKKAGGSTRNGRDSEAKRLGVKRFGGESVLAGSIIVRQRGTKFHAGNNVGCGRDHTLFAKADGKVKFEVKGPNNRKYISIVAE
- the mlaD gene encoding outer membrane lipid asymmetry maintenance protein MlaD, with the translated sequence MQTRKNEIWVGVFLLLALLAALFICLRAANITSVRTEPTYRIYATFDNIGGLKARSPVRIGGVVVGRVTDITLDEKTYLPRVAMDIEERYNHIPDTSSLSIRTSGLLGEQYLALNIGFEDPELGTSILKDGGVIQDTKSAMVLEDMIGQFLYNSKGSDNKSDAAPAQSEDHTNAVPAPGAAN
- the ispB gene encoding octaprenyl diphosphate synthase, with product MNLDKINELTAQDMAGVNAAILEQLNSDVQLINQLGYYIVSGGGKRIRPMIAILAARAVGYQGNAHVSIAALIEFIHTATLLHDDVVDESDMRRGKATANAAFGNAASVLVGDFIYTRAFQMMTSLGSLKVLEVMSEAVNVIAEGEVLQLMNVNDPDITEENYMRVIYSKTARLFEAAAQCSGILAGCTPTQEKGLQDYGRYLGTAFQLIDDLLDYSADGETLGKNVGDDLNEGKPTLPLLHAMRNGSPDQAKMIREAIEQGNGRHLLEPVLETMAICGSLEWTRQRAEEEADKAIEALQVIPDSPWREALIGLAHIAVQRDR
- a CDS encoding DMT family transporter produces the protein MKQQAGIGILLALTTAMCWGALPIAMKQVLEVMEPPTVVFYRFLMASIGLGAILAVKGKLPPLRLFRKPRWLILLAIATGGLFGNFILFSSSLQYLSPTASQVIGQLSPVGMMVASVFILKEKMRGTQIVGASMLIFGLVMFFNTSLIEIFTRLTDYTWGVIFGVGAATVWVSYGVAQKVLLRRLASQQILLLLYTLCTMALLPLARPGVITQLSDWQLACLIFCGLNTLIGYGALAEAMARWQAAQVSALITLTPLFTLLFSDLLSMAWPDVFVKPMLNLLGYLGAFVLVAGAMYSAIGHRLWGRWRKNEAVVVEVTRSGE